The Citrobacter tructae genome includes a window with the following:
- a CDS encoding IS6-like element IS26 family transposase, which translates to MNPFKGRHFQRDIILWAVRWYCKYGISYRELQEMLAERGVNVDHSTIYRWVQRYAPEMEKRLRWYWRNPSDLCPWHMDETYVKVNGRWAYLYRAVDSRGRTVDFYISSRRNSKAAYRFLGKILNNVKKWQIPRFINTDKAPAYGRALALLKREGRCPSDVEHRQIKYRNNVIECDHGKLKRIIGATLGFKSMKTAYATIKGIEVMRALRKGQASAFYYGDPLGEMRLVSRVFEM; encoded by the coding sequence ATGAACCCATTCAAAGGCCGGCATTTTCAGCGTGACATCATTCTGTGGGCCGTACGCTGGTACTGCAAATACGGCATCAGTTACCGTGAGCTGCAGGAGATGCTGGCTGAACGCGGAGTGAATGTCGATCACTCCACGATTTACCGCTGGGTTCAGCGTTATGCGCCTGAAATGGAAAAACGGCTGCGCTGGTACTGGCGTAACCCTTCCGATCTTTGCCCGTGGCACATGGATGAAACCTACGTGAAGGTCAATGGCCGCTGGGCGTATCTGTACCGGGCCGTCGACAGCCGGGGCCGCACTGTCGATTTTTATATCTCCTCCCGTCGTAACAGCAAAGCTGCATACCGGTTTCTGGGTAAAATCCTCAACAACGTGAAGAAGTGGCAGATCCCGCGATTCATCAACACGGATAAAGCGCCCGCCTATGGTCGCGCGCTTGCTCTGCTCAAACGCGAAGGCCGGTGCCCGTCTGACGTTGAACACCGACAGATTAAGTACCGGAACAACGTGATTGAATGCGATCATGGCAAACTGAAACGGATAATCGGCGCCACGCTGGGATTTAAATCCATGAAGACGGCTTACGCCACCATCAAAGGTATTGAGGTGATGCGTGCACTACGCAAAGGCCAGGCCTCAGCATTTTATTATGGTGATCCCCTGGGCGAAATGCGCCTGGTAAGCAGAGTTTTTGAAATGTAA
- a CDS encoding aminoglycoside O-phosphotransferase APH(3')-Ia — protein MSHIQRETSCSRPRLNSNMDADLYGYKWARDNVGQSGATIYRLYGKPDAPELFLKHGKGSVANDVTDEMVRLNWLTEFMPLPTIKHFIRTPDDAWLLTTAIPGKTAFQVLEEYPDSGENIVDALAVFLRRLHSIPVCNCPFNSDRVFRLAQAQSRMNNGLVDASDFDDERNGWPVEQVWKEMHKLLPFSPDSVVTHGDFSLDNLIFDEGKLIGCIDVGRVGIADRYQDLAILWNCLGEFSPSLQKRLFQKYGIDNPDMNKLQFHLMLDEFF, from the coding sequence ATGAGCCATATTCAACGGGAAACGTCTTGCTCGAGGCCGCGATTAAATTCCAACATGGATGCTGATTTATATGGGTATAAATGGGCTCGCGATAATGTCGGGCAATCAGGTGCGACAATCTATCGATTGTATGGGAAGCCCGATGCGCCAGAGTTGTTTCTGAAACATGGCAAAGGTAGCGTTGCCAATGATGTTACAGATGAGATGGTCAGACTAAACTGGCTGACGGAATTTATGCCTCTTCCGACCATCAAGCATTTTATCCGTACTCCTGATGATGCATGGTTACTCACCACTGCGATCCCCGGGAAAACAGCATTCCAGGTATTAGAAGAATATCCTGATTCAGGTGAAAATATTGTTGATGCGCTGGCAGTGTTCCTGCGCCGGTTGCATTCGATTCCTGTTTGTAATTGTCCTTTTAACAGCGATCGCGTATTTCGTCTCGCTCAGGCGCAATCACGAATGAATAACGGTTTGGTTGATGCGAGTGATTTTGATGACGAGCGTAATGGCTGGCCTGTTGAACAAGTCTGGAAAGAAATGCATAAGCTTTTGCCATTCTCACCGGATTCAGTCGTCACTCATGGTGATTTCTCACTTGATAACCTTATTTTTGACGAGGGGAAATTAATAGGTTGTATTGATGTTGGACGAGTCGGAATCGCAGACCGATACCAGGATCTTGCCATCCTATGGAACTGCCTCGGTGAGTTTTCTCCTTCATTACAGAAACGGCTTTTTCAAAAATATGGTATTGATAATCCTGATATGAATAAATTGCAGTTTCATTTGATGCTCGATGAGTTTTTCTAA
- a CDS encoding IS6-like element IS26 family transposase, giving the protein MNPFKGRHFQRDIILWAVRWYCKYGISYRELQEMLAERGVNVDHSTIYRWVQRYAPEMEKRLRWYWRNPSDLCPWHMDETYVKVNGRWAYLYRAVDSRGRTVDFYLSSRRNSKAAYRFLGKILNNVKKWQIPRFINTDKAPAYGRALALLKREGRCPSDVEHRQIKYRNNVIECDHGKLKRIIGATLGFKSMKTAYATIKGIEVMRALRKGQASAFYYGDPLGEMRLVSRVFEM; this is encoded by the coding sequence ATGAACCCATTCAAAGGCCGGCATTTTCAGCGTGACATCATTCTGTGGGCCGTACGCTGGTACTGCAAATACGGCATCAGTTACCGTGAGCTGCAGGAGATGCTGGCTGAACGCGGAGTGAATGTCGATCACTCCACGATTTACCGCTGGGTTCAGCGTTATGCGCCTGAAATGGAAAAACGGCTGCGCTGGTACTGGCGTAACCCTTCCGATCTTTGCCCGTGGCACATGGATGAAACCTACGTGAAGGTCAATGGCCGCTGGGCGTATCTGTACCGGGCCGTCGACAGCCGGGGCCGCACTGTCGATTTTTATCTCTCCTCCCGTCGTAACAGCAAAGCTGCATACCGGTTTCTGGGTAAAATCCTCAACAACGTGAAGAAGTGGCAGATCCCGCGATTCATCAACACGGATAAAGCGCCCGCCTATGGTCGCGCGCTTGCTCTGCTCAAACGCGAAGGCCGGTGCCCGTCTGACGTTGAACACCGACAGATTAAGTACCGGAACAACGTGATTGAATGCGATCATGGCAAACTGAAACGGATAATCGGCGCCACGCTGGGATTTAAATCCATGAAGACGGCTTACGCCACCATCAAAGGTATTGAGGTGATGCGTGCACTACGCAAAGGCCAGGCCTCAGCATTTTATTATGGTGATCCCCTGGGCGAAATGCGCCTGGTAAGCAGAGTTTTTGAAATGTAA
- a CDS encoding Tn3 family transposase — protein sequence MRQKAASSLTLQQCPWLQAWHIRDETYGAALADLVNAQFRHPFAEHWGDGTTSSSDGQNFRTGSKAESTGHINPKYGSSPGRTFYTHISDQYAPFHTKVVNVGVRDSTYVLDGLLYHESDLRIEEHYTDTAGFTDHVFALMHLLGFRFAPRIRDLGDTKLYIPKGDAAYDALKPMIGGTLNIKHVRAHWDEILRLATSIKQGTVTASLMLRKLGSYPRQNGLAVALRELGRIERTLFILDWLQSVELRRRVHAGLNKGEARNALARAVFFNRLGEIRDRSFEQQRYRASGLNLVTAAVVLWNTVYLERAAHALRGNGHAVDDALLQYLSPLGWEHINLTGDYLWRSSAKIGAGKFRPLRPLQPA from the coding sequence ATAAGACAAAAGGCTGCCTCATCGCTAACTTTGCAACAGTGCCCTTGGCTGCAAGCCTGGCACATCCGCGACGAAACCTACGGGGCGGCGCTGGCCGATCTGGTCAACGCACAGTTCCGCCATCCCTTCGCCGAGCACTGGGGCGACGGCACCACCTCATCGTCGGACGGCCAGAACTTCCGCACCGGCAGCAAGGCCGAGAGCACCGGCCACATCAACCCGAAATACGGGAGCAGCCCAGGGCGGACGTTCTACACCCACATTTCTGACCAGTACGCGCCATTTCACACCAAGGTCGTGAACGTCGGCGTGCGCGATTCGACCTACGTGCTCGACGGCCTGCTGTACCACGAGTCCGACTTGCGGATCGAGGAGCATTACACCGACACGGCGGGCTTCACCGATCACGTCTTCGCCCTGATGCACCTCCTGGGCTTCCGCTTCGCGCCGCGCATCCGCGACCTGGGCGACACCAAGCTCTACATCCCGAAGGGCGACGCCGCCTATGACGCGCTGAAACCCATGATCGGCGGCACGCTCAACATCAAGCACGTCCGCGCCCATTGGGACGAAATCCTGCGGCTGGCCACCTCGATCAAGCAGGGCACGGTGACGGCCTCCCTGATGCTCCGAAAGCTCGGCAGCTACCCACGCCAGAACGGCCTGGCCGTGGCGCTCCGCGAGCTGGGCCGCATCGAGCGCACGCTGTTCATCCTGGACTGGCTGCAAAGCGTGGAACTGCGCCGCCGCGTGCATGCCGGCCTGAACAAGGGCGAGGCGCGCAATGCGCTGGCCAGGGCAGTGTTTTTCAACCGCCTGGGTGAAATCCGCGACCGCAGTTTCGAGCAGCAGCGCTACCGGGCTAGCGGCCTCAATCTGGTAACGGCTGCCGTCGTGTTGTGGAACACGGTCTATCTGGAACGGGCTGCGCACGCGCTGCGTGGCAACGGCCATGCCGTTGATGACGCGCTGTTGCAGTACCTGTCGCCGCTCGGTTGGGAGCACATCAACCTCACCGGCGATTACCTCTGGCGCAGCAGCGCCAAGATCGGCGCGGGCAAGTTCAGGCCGCTACGACCGCTGCAACCGGCTTAG
- a CDS encoding IS110-like element IS5075 family transposase yields the protein MENIALIGIDLGKNSFHIHCQDHRGKAVYRKKFTRPKLIEFLATCPATTIAMEACGGSHFMARKLEELGHFPKLISPQFVRPFVKSNKNDFVDAEAICEAASRPSMRFVQPRTESQQAMRALHRVRESLVQDKVKTTNQMHAFLLEFGISVPRGAAVISRLSTLLEDSSLPLYLSQLLLKLQQHYHYLVEQIKDLESQLKRKLDEDEVGQRLLSIPCVGTLTASTISTEIGDGKQYASSRDFAAATGLVPRQYSTGGRTTLLGISKRGNKKIRTLLVQCARVFIQKLEHQSGKLADWVRELLCRKSNFVVTCALANKLARIAWALTARQQTYEA from the coding sequence ATGGAAAACATTGCGCTTATTGGTATCGATCTGGGTAAGAACTCTTTCCATATTCATTGTCAGGATCATCGTGGGAAGGCCGTTTACCGTAAAAAATTCACCCGACCAAAGCTAATCGAATTTCTGGCGACATGCCCGGCAACAACCATCGCGATGGAAGCCTGTGGCGGTTCTCACTTTATGGCACGCAAGCTGGAAGAGTTAGGGCATTTTCCAAAGCTGATATCACCGCAATTTGTCCGCCCATTCGTTAAAAGCAACAAAAATGACTTCGTTGATGCTGAAGCTATCTGTGAAGCAGCATCACGTCCATCTATGCGTTTCGTGCAGCCCAGAACCGAATCTCAGCAGGCAATGCGAGCTCTGCATCGTGTCCGTGAATCCCTGGTTCAGGATAAGGTGAAAACAACTAATCAGATGCATGCTTTTCTGCTGGAATTTGGTATCAGCGTTCCGCGAGGTGCTGCCGTTATTAGTCGACTGAGTACCCTTCTTGAGGACAGTAGTTTGCCTCTTTATCTCAGCCAGTTACTGCTGAAATTACAACAGCATTATCACTATCTTGTTGAGCAGATTAAAGATCTGGAATCTCAGTTGAAACGAAAGTTGGACGAAGATGAGGTTGGACAGCGCTTGCTGAGTATTCCCTGCGTTGGAACGCTGACTGCCAGTACTATTTCAACTGAGATTGGCGACGGGAAGCAGTACGCCAGCAGCCGTGACTTTGCGGCGGCAACAGGGCTGGTACCCCGACAGTACAGCACGGGAGGTCGGACGACATTGTTAGGGATTAGCAAGCGGGGCAACAAAAAGATCCGAACTTTGTTGGTTCAGTGTGCCAGGGTATTCATACAAAAACTGGAACACCAGTCTGGCAAGTTGGCCGACTGGGTCAGGGAGTTGTTGTGTCGGAAAAGCAACTTTGTCGTCACCTGTGCTCTGGCAAACAAGCTGGCCAGAATAGCCTGGGCACTGACGGCGCGACAGCAAACTTACGAAGCATAA
- the sul2 gene encoding sulfonamide-resistant dihydropteroate synthase Sul2, which produces MNKSLIIFGIVNITSDSFSDGGRYLAPDAAIAQARKLMAEGADVIDLGPASSNPDAAPVSSDTEIARIAPVLDALKADGIPVSLDSYQPATQAYALSRGVAYLNDIRGFPDAAFYPQLAKSSAKLVVMHSVQDGQADRREAPAGDIMDHIAAFFDARIAALTGAGIKRNRLVLDPGMGFFLGAAPETSLSVLARFDELRLRFDLPVLLSVSRKSFLRALTGRGPGDVGAATLAAELAAAAGGADFIRTHEPRPLRDGLAVLAALKETARIR; this is translated from the coding sequence ATGAATAAATCGCTCATCATTTTCGGCATCGTCAACATAACCTCGGACAGTTTCTCCGATGGAGGCCGGTATCTGGCGCCAGACGCAGCCATTGCGCAGGCGCGTAAGCTGATGGCCGAGGGGGCAGATGTGATCGACCTCGGTCCGGCATCCAGCAATCCCGACGCCGCGCCTGTTTCGTCCGACACAGAAATCGCGCGTATCGCGCCGGTGCTGGACGCGCTCAAGGCAGATGGCATTCCCGTCTCGCTCGACAGTTATCAACCCGCGACGCAAGCCTATGCCTTGTCGCGTGGTGTGGCCTATCTCAATGATATTCGCGGTTTTCCAGACGCTGCGTTCTATCCGCAATTGGCGAAATCATCTGCCAAACTCGTCGTTATGCATTCGGTGCAAGACGGGCAGGCAGATCGGCGCGAGGCACCCGCTGGCGACATCATGGATCACATTGCGGCGTTCTTTGACGCGCGCATCGCGGCGCTGACGGGTGCCGGTATCAAACGCAACCGCCTTGTCCTTGATCCCGGCATGGGGTTTTTTCTGGGGGCTGCTCCCGAAACCTCGCTCTCGGTGCTGGCGCGGTTCGATGAATTGCGGCTGCGCTTCGATTTGCCGGTGCTTCTGTCTGTTTCGCGCAAATCCTTTCTGCGCGCGCTCACAGGCCGTGGTCCGGGGGATGTCGGGGCCGCGACACTCGCTGCAGAGCTTGCCGCCGCCGCAGGTGGAGCTGACTTCATCCGCACACACGAGCCGCGCCCCTTGCGCGACGGGCTGGCGGTATTGGCGGCGCTGAAAGAAACCGCAAGAATTCGTTAA
- the aph(3'')-Ib gene encoding aminoglycoside O-phosphotransferase APH(3'')-Ib — protein MNRTNIFFGESHSDWLPVRGGESGDFVFRRGDGHAFAKIAPASRRGELAGERDRLIWLKGRGVACPEVINWQEEQEGACLVITAIPGVPAADLSGADLLKAWPSMGQQLGAVHSLSVDQCPFERRLSRMFGRAVDVVSRNAVNPDFLPDEDKSTPQLDLLARVERELPVRLDQERTDMVVCHGDPCMPNFMVDPKTLQCTGLIDLGRLGTADRYADLALMIANAEENWAAPDEAERAFAVLFNVLGIEAPDRERLAFYLRLDPLTWG, from the coding sequence TTGAATCGAACTAATATTTTTTTTGGTGAATCGCATTCTGACTGGTTGCCTGTCAGAGGCGGAGAATCTGGTGATTTTGTTTTTCGACGTGGTGACGGGCATGCCTTCGCGAAAATCGCACCTGCTTCCCGCCGCGGTGAGCTCGCTGGAGAGCGTGACCGCCTCATTTGGCTCAAAGGTCGAGGTGTGGCTTGCCCCGAGGTCATCAACTGGCAGGAGGAACAGGAGGGTGCATGCTTGGTGATAACGGCAATTCCGGGAGTACCGGCGGCTGATCTGTCTGGAGCGGATTTGCTCAAAGCGTGGCCGTCAATGGGGCAGCAACTTGGCGCTGTTCACAGCCTATCGGTTGATCAATGTCCGTTTGAGCGCAGGCTGTCGCGAATGTTCGGACGCGCCGTTGATGTGGTGTCCCGCAATGCCGTCAATCCCGACTTCTTACCGGACGAGGACAAGAGTACGCCGCAGCTCGATCTTTTGGCTCGTGTCGAACGAGAGCTACCGGTGCGGCTCGACCAAGAGCGCACCGATATGGTTGTTTGCCATGGTGATCCCTGCATGCCGAACTTCATGGTGGACCCTAAAACTCTTCAATGCACGGGTCTGATCGACCTTGGGCGGCTCGGAACAGCAGATCGCTATGCCGATTTGGCACTCATGATTGCTAACGCCGAAGAGAACTGGGCAGCGCCAGATGAAGCAGAGCGCGCCTTCGCTGTCCTATTCAATGTATTGGGGATCGAAGCCCCCGACCGCGAACGCCTTGCCTTCTATCTGCGATTGGACCCTCTGACTTGGGGTTGA
- a CDS encoding aminoglycoside O-phosphotransferase APH(6)-Id → MFMPPVFPAHWHVSQPVLIADTFSSLVWKVSLPDGTPAIVKGLKPIEDIADELRGADYLVWRNGRGAVRLLGRENNLMLLEYAGERMLSHIVAEHGDYQATEIAAELMAKLYAASEEPLPSALLPIRDRFAALFQRARDDQNAGCQTDYVHAAIIADQMMSNASELRGLHGDLHHENIMFSSRGWLVIDPVGLVGEVGFGAANMFYDPADRDDLCLDPRRIAQMADAFSRALDVDPRRLLDQAYAYGCLSAAWNADGEEEQRDLAIAAAIKQVRQTSY, encoded by the coding sequence ATGTTCATGCCGCCTGTTTTTCCTGCTCATTGGCACGTTTCGCAACCTGTTCTCATTGCGGACACCTTTTCCAGCCTCGTTTGGAAAGTTTCATTGCCAGACGGGACTCCTGCAATCGTCAAGGGATTGAAACCTATAGAAGACATTGCTGATGAACTGCGCGGGGCCGACTATCTGGTATGGCGCAATGGGAGGGGAGCAGTCCGGTTGCTCGGTCGTGAGAACAATCTGATGTTGCTCGAATATGCCGGGGAGCGAATGCTCTCTCACATCGTTGCCGAGCACGGCGACTACCAGGCGACCGAAATTGCAGCGGAACTAATGGCGAAGCTGTATGCCGCATCTGAGGAACCCCTGCCTTCTGCCCTTCTCCCGATCCGGGATCGCTTTGCAGCTTTGTTTCAGCGGGCGCGCGATGATCAAAACGCAGGTTGTCAAACTGACTACGTCCACGCGGCGATTATAGCCGATCAAATGATGAGCAATGCCTCGGAACTGCGTGGGCTACATGGCGATCTGCATCATGAAAACATCATGTTCTCCAGTCGCGGCTGGCTGGTGATAGATCCCGTCGGTCTGGTCGGTGAAGTGGGCTTTGGCGCCGCCAATATGTTCTACGATCCGGCTGACAGAGACGACCTTTGTCTCGATCCTAGACGCATTGCACAGATGGCGGACGCATTCTCTCGTGCGCTGGACGTCGATCCGCGTCGCCTGCTCGACCAGGCGTACGCTTATGGGTGCCTTTCCGCAGCTTGGAACGCGGATGGAGAAGAGGAGCAACGCGATCTAGCTATCGCGGCCGCGATCAAGCAGGTGCGACAGACGTCATACTAG
- a CDS encoding LysR family transcriptional regulator: MRRTNHRNLVNVGILSGRIPLISLVQFIAVAEHLNFRHAAKALGISQSSVSARVKALEDNLGVLLFERHARGVRLTDAGRHFMERVTAGVDQLDHAVKTAE, from the coding sequence ATGCGGCGCACTAACCATCGAAACCTCGTGAATGTCGGTATCCTGTCTGGCAGGATACCGCTCATTTCCCTTGTTCAGTTCATCGCCGTCGCCGAGCATCTGAATTTTCGGCATGCGGCCAAGGCACTTGGTATCAGCCAGTCGAGCGTCAGCGCGCGTGTGAAAGCGCTGGAGGATAACCTTGGTGTCCTGCTATTTGAGCGCCATGCGCGGGGCGTTCGGCTAACAGACGCAGGCAGGCACTTCATGGAGCGTGTCACGGCGGGTGTCGATCAACTCGATCACGCAGTGAAGACCGCGGAGTGA